GTGAGATGTAAAAGGCATAAGTAAGCATCCATGATTGCTTGATGTCCGATCATTACAATGGATACCTTGGCAGCACCCTTCCATACAAGAACACTTCCATAAGTTAGCATTTTTTTACTCATTCTATACAATTAATAACGATATCAGACCACCTAGGCTACATCAGTATCTTACAGATTGTGTGTTACCGTGCTCCATTTGACGGATCAACAAAAGAACCTGGAGGAAAGAGACCTAAGTGCAATAGAAAGTTAAGGAACACGCGCACAAGTGTAGATAAGCATTCTATTACGACTTTTGAGCAAAGGATACAAAAGTGACCATCAGTGTATAGTTCACAGCTTTGTTGTAGTAGACCTCGACATTCACAGAAGTTGCATTCAGGAACAAAGGCGAGAAACAATCTCCGTCATCGCCTACCCCAGGACTTTCCATCAATCCTTCCATGTGATAATAACTTTTGTCTCCATCTATCAAATATAGAAAACTCCTTCAACGCATATGATTAAATGTGACTTAAGAGACAAAGACTACGCCATAATCAGCTCAATGTTATAGAGTTAGAATGCATACTGTTGTCACTAGAAGCCACACGGGATATCTGAGCTGCTATTTCGATGTTACAGTGCTTATCCATCTCATTTCTCGGCGCTAAAGTACAAGAGAATTGAACATCAGGGTCGCTGAAAAAAGTAAACTGTTAAGGAAAGTGTTAGGCTACTGCTTACAAATCTTCCGTTGCAGTATTCTGTCTCTTGTAGATTCTTGAAACACTTGCGAGGAAAAGATTCCAAGCTGTGAGACATCAGAAAGTTGACCTTAGTAAGCTCTTCGAACATTTTATCACATCAAACAAGCCATCCACAGATCAAAGCACTATCATTGCCAACGTGGGTCAAACAAAGAGCCTTAAACATTACCAGATGATAGGGATTTGAGAGAAGATTATTCTCGTCTTGCCCTGCATCACTCTCCTTGCCACTGTTAGGACAAGTAATGCAAAAGACCTTGGAGTTAAAGACTCAATAATAAACCTTAAAGCAGTTAAGTAGAACAAAGGCTAGTACCTGTTAGCCACAAGGCGGAGTTGTCTAAAGGGCCATATATATACTCCTTCCAGACTTATTTGGGCACCACCCAAATTTTGTTCATTGTCAAATACGTCATGGAATAAAACCACACCCTGTTCCATCAACATTTTTTACAAAGTTCAAAAACTGCATGCTATAATCAAGGACGATCTTATAGAACATATTTTATAAGATGAACTGTTCACCTGAACATAGTGCACACCGGTTATCTTTGTTGGAACAGCCACTAACTCAACCACAGAATTACCATTTGATTTCTGGAAGTCTTGGAACTTCGAAGAGCTATTTAAGGAATCCAGAAACTTCCAATTCCctggaaaaaaaatgatatttgatAAATAGTCCACAGCACAAAGAAATAGTAGTACCCACATCACATGAGAGGGTTCAGGACCATCGCTGCATAAGCATGTGCAAGTAGAAAAGCGAAGAAAGGTATGCCACAAACCTCTATATGTTCCTGTTATGTTCCATGCGGAAAACCTTCCTCCTTCAGATACTTGTTTTCTACCAAAGAGCCACTACAAAATCACCAAAATTTCACGAATCAAACcattaaccaaacaaaaatattatcttgtTATCTTTGCGCATTCCCCTAAAGTCATCTAGCAATACAAACTCAAACCCGCAAATCTCATCCAAGATTCTCAACTACCATGAGTACTACTTCTGCAAATATTAGCCGCTAAATACATAATTATTCTCCCCTATTTCAGAGTATTCACAGGGTGAAAAAAAAGCTTGCATACTAATGACGAGCTCAATCAAGCTACACAAGATAGTTCTAAACCATCTCAGCTTTTGCTCAATCAAAAGATGAAACTTGGAACGAAGGTACTCTACTCTACTGTCAACGTTGCAATCTCATTTGACTCTGATCAGCTCAACATCTCTAGCACTATAAGCATACAATCGCCAACTGATCAGACTTTGTAGCTAGACCAGATCATTAAGCTATACAGCTACATCAAACTTAAGAGCTAAAGCATCAAACTTTTTTCTGGGAATCATCGAAAGGAAGAAACTTTCGAGCAATCATCAAtgataaacacacacaaacctCGTCGCTCCATGTTCGAGCTTTCTCCCTAATGGGTCTAAGCCCCGCCGCTTGCTGCGGAAACGCCAACCAAATCGATAACAAGAAGATGATCTGAAAttcgacgaaccctaatcccaAAACCCCCAAATGTTGACGCTTCTTCATATCACAGCTCCAAGCTTCGATTTTTATGATTCAAACCCTAATTTAAATCAATACCCAGAACAGATTCGAGGCTGATTCTCCAAACCCACGTCACTGAAGAACACAGTCCAACATAAGTTTGATTCGAGTGAAGTCGATCGTAACTGaaggaagaaggaagaagaagattggtATGAGAAGAAGCTAAAGGAGACGAGATTGAAGATTTTGTATCTGCCAATTTGTTCTGCGGGTCGTTGAAGCCTCGCGATCAACTCTTctctaaactttttttaattaatttaatttttgttgttttataaaaaGGAGTTTTCTTGTTGAAATCTCGCATTCTCAGGTCTTTCTTACGCCTTAAAAACTTGTTATTTCCATATACATTTAGCTGTTACAGATTAATGTTACAATTGCTTCAAAGTTAAAACATGACTAGAAATGGAAACTCGATTTCACGTTTAACGACCGACCAGAACTTGGCCTAATAAAGAACGCATATCCACTTGTAGAAAATGAAAGTTATTCAAGTTTTGTCTAACTAGTTGTATCGAGAGAAAATATGTAACGCCTTGATCTTGTTGAAAAAAGCCCATTTCACTTTATTGTATTTAACTCCTTTTTAGCTAAAATAATATGACTACTTTaagtttttctttatgaaacaaaaacaatacatttttaacttaatttattattttagtataaatcaTAAGAATCCGCAACTCTATTCTATTTTggataatttgttttataagaaTTTACATCTAACCGTTCTATTTACTTTCTTATGAATCCGCATTGAAAGTTCTATTTACAATTGCACCATGtcaaatttttcattattatttggTATGTCTAGATTTGGATTTCTGCTCAAATGGTACATAATAAATCGTAACAAATGATCGGTTCACTTTTTGATATTAAATACGTTTTTTTCTGGAGAGACAAGATCAGCGATaggatttatcaaaaaaaattcattaaaactttttaaattattCTGCATTAAACACATTGTGTCGGTCTCGAGTTTCAGACATCTGATTATctgaatataaaaatactaataatCTCTTAGCTAAATCATTTCACTATGTGATCttccacaaaataaaataatacgtTATGTAAGCTTATTAACAATtgatctcaatttttttttgttagatgaCTAACAAATTGGAACATCTGTTGGAAAATGGCTGTTTGCGGGGAGTAAATAAAGTGTGTGAAAAGAAGATAGCCGTTAAGTCCATTGCATGTCGAAACGTGTAAAAAAGGAAGAGGAGCAAAACCAAAACGCTTCAAATTAATTTGCATATTCTCTAGATAACCCATGCAGGCAAAAGCTTCATCTAACGGCTATGACTTCTCTGCTTTCACCATAAATACACATACAAGCACCCAAGAGCAACACAGAGTTCAAGAGATCAGTGAGTAATTGTTTTAAGGTTTAGTTACAAGTTTTGGAGAGATGGGTTTGGTCAAAACCTTTGATGTTTACTTGATGATTGTGATGTTAGCTGGTTTAGTGTTTGCATTAGGATTATCAAATGGTTACAAGTTCTATGTAGGTGGGAAAGATGGTTGGGTTCTTACTCCTTCCGAGGATTATTCTCATTGGTCTCACCGAAACCGGTTTCAAGTCAACGACACTCTTTGTAAGTATCTCTCCGTTCTCAACTGTATAGTGCACATTAATGTATCATAATGTCATTCTAACCacgataaaaaaaattccactGGTGCAATTGCAAGATTTTAAGTACCCCAAGGGAAAAGATTCAGTGTTGGAGGTGAGTGAagaagagtacaacacatgcaaCACGACGCACCCCATAACTTCCGTCTCAGACGGAGGCTCTCTCTTTGTGCTTAGCCGCTCAGGTCCGTTCTTTTTCGTCAGCGGTAACTCGGAAAACTGTCTCAAAGGCCAGAAGCTAGCCGTCAACGTCATGTCGACCGCTCATCACAGCCGCAGTCCTCGTCAGCCATCTCcctcaccatcaccatcaccatcaccgACACTGTCTCCCATCGCTTGGTCATCTCCAGCGCCTTCTCCGGGAGTGGTTCTTTCTGACTCAGAAGCTCTTGCTCCAGCTCCAGAACCCGCCAAAGCTCGCAATTCGGCCTGTTTGGTTGGTCCTGGGATGGTTTCTTTGGGATtagttctctttgttttcataAGGTCCATGGTCTAGAGTTTATAGTGGTGATTCATGAATGTATTAATTAAGTACTCTATAGTTTGCGTTGAATTCAATATTTAATGTGCCATTATATGTTTAaacttttttatgttttccttACTAAAATAGAGATTATCACTCTCTGAACCATTTTATCAGTTGCACCATCTCCACATATTTCAAAGACGTCGATGACCCAAAAACGAGGtgttttgaaagaaaataaataggataaaaagatgaaaaaaaatgcaccagccgggaatcgaacccgggtctgtACCGTGGCAGGGTACTATTCTACCACTAGACCACTGGTGCCTCGTTGTAAGGGAAAACAACAAGAACCTTCTAATTATTACATTAAATGACAGTTAATGAAGTTtctaaatttgtttttctttgtaagaATGTTAAAAAGTTTCTAAATAAATTTACTTCAGAGTTTAGACATAGATGAATTCATGCAAGTCTTATAAACAGACAAATCACACAACCtgtatatatatactgtatAGTATAGAAATACTATAAAAAATAACTCTCACACTAGCTTTTCACCTTCCTTGAAAAATAGAACTAGAACTCCTAAAGGAATGAGAATGAGAAGTCGAGTTCCATACATCTAAAAACGtgggatgttgttgttgttgtagtatTCCATCACTAGTTCCCAACAAATAAGAACTCTTCATCCTCTCCAACAAGCTCACTTCCATACCTTCACTCTCCCTCTCATCATCACTCAACCTCCCTTGCTCCAATATATGCACCACTTGTCTCATCTTCGGCCTCACCCTCGGATCAGGATGCACACACAAGAGTCCTATCCTCAAAGCCATCTCTACTTCCTTTACCTCAAACCTTCCTCTCAGCTTTAACCTCTCGTCCAAACCATCAACCACTTGGTCTCTCTCCATCAGTCCCCACATCCACTCCACTATCCCTTCCCTTCCTTCCTCTATTGGCCTCCTCCCACACACTACCTCCAACACAAACACTCCAAAGCTGTACACATCCGTCTCCACAGATGCTCTCCCTGTCTTAACCAACTCAGGCgccatgtaacccgctgttccaACCACGTGCGTCGTACTAACCATCTCTTTATTAGTATTCTGCAACTTAGCCAACCCGAAATCGCCAACTCTAGCGTTCATATCCTTGTCAAGCAACACATTGCTCGTCTTGATATCTCTGTGCAACACCTTTGACTCCCACCCTTCGTGTAGATACAACATCCCCGAAGCTACGTCTCTTATCACTCTCATCCTCTCCTCCCACTCCAACGTCACATCGCAATCAAATAACCGCTTATCCACACTCCCATTCTCCATATACTCATACACCAAGACAAGACACTCACCTCCTTTCTTACACCAACCTCTAAGCCCCACTATATTCTTATGTCGTAACCTCCCCAAACTCGAGACCTCCGCCAAAAACTCGCTCGTCCCAGCCACGGTATCACGAGGGCTTGTCGTAATCCTCTTCACCGCCACTTCTTTGCCTTCCAACACTCCTCTATACACCTTCGAGTTCCCTCCGTACCCGATCATGTTCTCTTCCGAGAACCCTCTCGTAGCTTCCACAACGTCTCTATATTGCACTCTATGAGGCCAATACTCAGTCTCCCAATCTTCAACATCGTCTTCGTCTCGTCTTCTCCGCTCTCTTCTCCTCACAACGTAGAGAACAACCACAATAACGCAAACTAGTAACGCAACGGCACCAATAGAGACCCCAGCGACGAACCCTTTAGAGTTCAAAACAGAGCCGTCTCGTAGTTTAAACGAAGGAAGGTTCCTAGTGATTAAAGCGTCGCCTACGGAGAAGTCAGAGTTGCTAAAGCTCCATGAGAGGATCCTGTGGCTCTGCACTAGTAGCCCCGTGGATGCCGTGAACCCCACGAACATGTCACCGAGTAAAACTCCGGTGAGGTTCAGAGGAGTGCTTATGAGAGGTCTTAGTGGTTTCAACGAGCCGGCTCTAGCCATCGTGACGTTGATCGCCGAGCCGTTAAACTCGATCCAGACCTGATAGTTATCTCCACTGTTAAGCCTGAGCTCCGTGAAGGAACCGTCGTCTCTGTAGAAACCGGCGACGGAAGATGAAAGGGAGGTTAGGGAGTTGACGTCGACGCCGACGTGGTTGTCGTTGATGTCGTTGAACTCTTGGTTGGAGAAGACGTCGAACTCGACTGCGAAGATTCGGTTGGTAGGGTCGCCGTTGTTGGTCAAGTTGAGGAGGCCGAGGTGCTGAGCCGACTCGGCGGCGGAGGTGTCGGAGGAAGGGAGGAAGACGAAGGCGAAGCCGTGGCCTGGGAGTCTGTGTTTGAAAGGGGCCATGGAGAAGATGAATGACGTGGCGAAAGGGAGAGgggatgaggaggaggaggcgggGATTCTTGAAGGGTAGAGACCGCGTCCGATGGAGGAAGTGGTTTCGTTGGTGAGGGTTAGGATTGACGGCGGAGAGTCGACGGTGGCGTCGATGAGGAGTGTGTTGGTGGTGGTGAAGTTGGAGTTGTAGACGAAATCAATGCATGAGATTGGTCGGGGTAGTAACTGGGATATGGTGAAAAGTAGAAAGATGGAGGCTTTGGAGAACATCTGGATCAGAGGacaagacagagagagagag
The sequence above is drawn from the Brassica napus cultivar Da-Ae chromosome A8, Da-Ae, whole genome shotgun sequence genome and encodes:
- the LOC106361200 gene encoding transmembrane E3 ubiquitin-protein ligase FLY1-like, which encodes MKKRQHLGVLGLGFVEFQIIFLLSIWLAFPQQAAGLRPIREKARTWSDEWLFGRKQVSEGGRFSAWNITGTYRGNWKFLDSLNSSSKFQDFQKSNGNSVVELVAVPTKITGVHYVQGVVLFHDVFDNEQNLGGAQISLEGVYIWPFRQLRLVANSGKESDAGQDENNLLSNPYHLLGIFSSQVFQESTRDRILQRKISPRNEMDKHCNIEIAAQISRVASSDNNGDKSYYHMEGLMESPGVGDDGDCFSPLFLNATSVNVEVYYNKAVNYTLMVTFVSFLQVLLLIRQMEHGNTQSGAAKVSIVMIGHQAIMDAYLCLLHLTAGILVESLFNAFATAAFFKFVVFSIFEMRYLLAIWKATRPSISGEGWETMRRELSFLYSRFYGILLGGILIMYELHNYMRPILLLMYSFWIPQIVTNVIRDSRKPLHPYYIVGMTATRLAIPLYVFGCPHNFMRIVPSKAWCVCLCTFMGLQAVILLLQHYFGSRCFVPRQMLPEKYNYHRRFNQDISRNTDCVICMTAINLRQRTSDFMVTPCEHFFHTGCLQRWMDIKMECPTCRRSLPPA
- the LOC106359001 gene encoding early nodulin-like protein 1, which produces MGLVKTFDVYLMIVMLAGLVFALGLSNGYKFYVGGKDGWVLTPSEDYSHWSHRNRFQVNDTLYFKYPKGKDSVLEVSEEEYNTCNTTHPITSVSDGGSLFVLSRSGPFFFVSGNSENCLKGQKLAVNVMSTAHHSRSPRQPSPSPSPSPSPTLSPIAWSSPAPSPGVVLSDSEALAPAPEPAKARNSACLVGPGMVSLGLVLFVFIRSMV
- the LOC106361201 gene encoding probable L-type lectin-domain containing receptor kinase VII.2, whose product is MFSKASIFLLFTISQLLPRPISCIDFVYNSNFTTTNTLLIDATVDSPPSILTLTNETTSSIGRGLYPSRIPASSSSSPLPFATSFIFSMAPFKHRLPGHGFAFVFLPSSDTSAAESAQHLGLLNLTNNGDPTNRIFAVEFDVFSNQEFNDINDNHVGVDVNSLTSLSSSVAGFYRDDGSFTELRLNSGDNYQVWIEFNGSAINVTMARAGSLKPLRPLISTPLNLTGVLLGDMFVGFTASTGLLVQSHRILSWSFSNSDFSVGDALITRNLPSFKLRDGSVLNSKGFVAGVSIGAVALLVCVIVVVLYVVRRRERRRRDEDDVEDWETEYWPHRVQYRDVVEATRGFSEENMIGYGGNSKVYRGVLEGKEVAVKRITTSPRDTVAGTSEFLAEVSSLGRLRHKNIVGLRGWCKKGGECLVLVYEYMENGSVDKRLFDCDVTLEWEERMRVIRDVASGMLYLHEGWESKVLHRDIKTSNVLLDKDMNARVGDFGLAKLQNTNKEMVSTTHVVGTAGYMAPELVKTGRASVETDVYSFGVFVLEVVCGRRPIEEGREGIVEWMWGLMERDQVVDGLDERLKLRGRFEVKEVEMALRIGLLCVHPDPRVRPKMRQVVHILEQGRLSDDERESEGMEVSLLERMKSSYLLGTSDGILQQQQHPTFLDVWNSTSHSHSFRSSSSIFQGR